A stretch of Cellulosilyticum sp. I15G10I2 DNA encodes these proteins:
- a CDS encoding CapA family protein: MKKLIALIVVLVAVLTVFIGIGVKMIKDNYTEVSYAAPVESVLIEADVDQLPEKNIEIENNSNQSVIEEKEKSRITISAAGDCTLGYSAKQSTWNRFDTVFKTNTPDYFFENVRTIFEDDDLTIVNLEGPLTRLGTPVEKEFVFRGEPEYVHILTSSSVEAVNLANNHTRDYGDVGYDETQKVLKEAGIGFFGEQTVFYHTINDIRVGLIGMKGWSSDKWVKDNLTRLISEAKLKSDLIIVMFHWGVEGTYYPVAAQKDLAKHAIDEGAHLILGSHPHVIQGIEKYKERNIVYSMGNFCFGGNRNPSDKDTFIYQETFERTETGIVSVGSQVIPCRISSVETYNDYRPTPLQGDAKRIVEERLETYSQIE, translated from the coding sequence ATGAAAAAACTTATTGCATTAATAGTAGTCTTAGTAGCAGTACTCACAGTATTTATAGGTATAGGGGTAAAAATGATAAAGGATAACTATACGGAAGTATCTTATGCTGCACCTGTAGAGAGTGTTCTGATAGAAGCAGATGTGGATCAGTTGCCTGAAAAAAATATCGAAATTGAAAACAACAGTAATCAATCTGTAATAGAGGAAAAAGAAAAAAGTCGTATTACGATAAGTGCAGCCGGTGACTGTACACTAGGGTATAGCGCAAAACAGAGTACTTGGAATAGGTTTGATACTGTATTTAAAACAAATACTCCAGATTATTTTTTTGAAAATGTAAGAACTATTTTTGAAGATGATGATCTGACGATTGTTAATTTAGAGGGACCTCTTACGCGTTTGGGTACGCCGGTTGAAAAAGAATTTGTTTTCAGAGGGGAACCAGAGTATGTACATATTTTGACAAGCTCAAGTGTTGAAGCAGTTAATTTAGCTAATAATCATACGCGGGATTATGGGGATGTGGGATATGATGAAACACAAAAAGTTCTTAAGGAGGCAGGCATTGGTTTTTTTGGAGAGCAGACGGTGTTTTATCACACAATTAATGATATACGTGTTGGGTTAATAGGCATGAAAGGGTGGTCGAGTGACAAATGGGTAAAAGATAACCTGACTCGGCTTATTTCGGAGGCAAAGCTTAAATCGGATCTCATTATTGTAATGTTTCATTGGGGAGTAGAGGGGACTTATTACCCAGTAGCAGCTCAAAAAGATCTCGCAAAGCATGCAATAGATGAAGGGGCTCATTTAATACTAGGATCACATCCTCATGTTATACAAGGTATTGAAAAATATAAGGAGAGGAACATTGTGTATAGCATGGGAAATTTTTGTTTTGGAGGTAATAGAAACCCATCTGATAAGGATACGTTTATTTATCAAGAAACTTTTGAGCGCACAGAGACGGGGATAGTATCTGTCGGTAGTCAAGTTATTCCGTGTCGGATCTCCTCGGTTGAAACTTATAATGACTATAGACCTACACCACTCCAGGGCGATGCGAAACGCATAGTTGAGGAAAGACTAGAGACATACAGTCAAATAGAATAA
- the pdaA gene encoding delta-lactam-biosynthetic de-N-acetylase encodes MTRKIITVLISVASLCTHFYAASVPTEVPPQAACFKNLDNSKTDWWFIRNKDHRPPQFNTHLDYDLAKYDGICLGDTNRQVVYLTFDEGYENGYTPLILDVLKEHDVQAMFFVTATYITANPHIIKRMADEGHIVGNHTTTHPSMPSVTDNEEKFKDELLTVANKYKEVTFEDMPPYFRPPMGHYSERSLAMTQALGYKTIFWSFAYPDWNVNKQPSHAKAKEMMLNGLHNGGIYLLHAVSKTNTEVLGDFIKEARGLGYNFELLP; translated from the coding sequence ATGACAAGAAAAATTATAACGGTACTTATATCAGTCGCATCTCTATGTACACATTTTTATGCAGCCTCTGTGCCCACTGAAGTTCCCCCTCAGGCTGCTTGCTTTAAAAATCTTGATAATAGTAAAACGGATTGGTGGTTTATCAGAAACAAAGATCATAGGCCACCCCAATTTAATACCCATCTAGATTATGACTTAGCCAAATATGACGGTATATGTTTAGGCGATACAAATAGACAGGTTGTTTATCTTACTTTTGATGAGGGGTATGAAAATGGTTATACGCCTCTTATACTAGATGTCTTAAAAGAACATGATGTCCAGGCTATGTTTTTTGTAACAGCAACCTATATTACTGCAAATCCTCATATTATAAAGCGTATGGCTGATGAGGGGCATATCGTCGGTAACCACACCACGACGCACCCGTCTATGCCATCTGTTACAGATAATGAAGAAAAATTTAAAGATGAACTCCTAACTGTAGCCAATAAATATAAAGAGGTCACGTTTGAAGATATGCCACCTTATTTTAGGCCACCTATGGGTCATTATTCTGAAAGATCATTAGCCATGACTCAAGCTCTTGGTTATAAAACAATCTTCTGGAGTTTCGCTTATCCTGATTGGAATGTCAATAAACAGCCTTCTCATGCAAAAGCCAAAGAAATGATGCTGAATGGTCTTCATAATGGAGGCATCTATTTGCTTCATGCAGTTTCTAAGACCAATACGGAGGTTTTAGGTGACTTTATAAAAGAAGCAAGGGGATTAGGTTATAACTTTGAGCTACTTCCCTAA
- a CDS encoding DUF1450 domain-containing protein → MVEIKFCENNFAQGTEEVVNQLREEVEDINIEVESCLGYCGDCAVGPFALVDDELVQADTSEELYEMILQHL, encoded by the coding sequence ATGGTAGAAATAAAATTTTGCGAGAATAATTTTGCACAGGGCACAGAAGAAGTTGTTAATCAGTTAAGAGAAGAAGTGGAAGATATTAATATAGAAGTAGAATCTTGCTTAGGCTATTGCGGAGACTGTGCAGTAGGGCCATTTGCATTGGTTGATGATGAGCTTGTACAGGCAGATACGTCGGAAGAGTTATATGAAATGATTTTACAACATCTATAG
- a CDS encoding NAD(P)/FAD-dependent oxidoreductase, which yields MKDKIIIIGNGIAALSAIKAFRSIDTLTEIHLFGEEYYYPYNRMRLSKGLLNTLEEDKILLQKKEWYAENNIWLYTGKKAVAVDIMAHKVYFQDGSYEDYTKLLVAAGADNLQLPVSGVEKQGVFTLRHLDDAKRIVMLEKESHTVLNIGGGIQGLETAWILAQAGKRVIITELQSRLMPKQLDEKASWILEKNIRKKDIEIMLNAEVHALIGEDKVEYFKLKDGPAIQCDMALYAIGLSPNTGCLKGTGVKMNRGIIVNEKMETNIDGIYAAGDVAEFDGQVYGLWQIAIEQGKTAGYNLAGKDAKYKHVVPVTTLNAFDITLFSMGMIDEKQADDFIIWDESDKNMYSKILLSKNRIVGAIVIGNTKVSPIFKTAIENNVDLGKVDYKSITLKDLTDVIKQKK from the coding sequence TTGAAAGATAAAATAATTATTATTGGCAATGGGATTGCAGCATTATCTGCTATTAAAGCATTTAGAAGTATAGATACATTAACTGAAATTCATTTATTTGGTGAAGAGTATTATTATCCCTATAATCGTATGAGACTATCAAAGGGATTATTAAATACTTTGGAAGAGGATAAAATACTGCTTCAAAAAAAGGAATGGTATGCGGAAAATAATATATGGCTTTATACTGGTAAAAAGGCGGTTGCAGTAGATATAATGGCGCACAAAGTATATTTTCAAGATGGCAGTTATGAGGATTATACCAAGTTGTTAGTAGCTGCAGGAGCAGATAATCTCCAGTTGCCTGTGTCGGGCGTTGAGAAGCAAGGTGTTTTTACCTTAAGGCACCTAGATGATGCTAAGCGCATTGTTATGTTAGAAAAAGAAAGCCACACTGTCCTAAATATTGGAGGTGGAATACAAGGATTAGAAACAGCATGGATTTTAGCGCAAGCTGGTAAGCGGGTCATTATAACAGAGCTGCAGTCTAGATTGATGCCTAAGCAGCTCGATGAAAAAGCTTCTTGGATTCTTGAGAAAAATATTAGAAAAAAAGACATTGAAATCATGTTAAATGCGGAGGTCCATGCATTAATTGGTGAAGATAAAGTAGAGTATTTCAAGTTAAAAGATGGGCCGGCCATTCAGTGTGATATGGCATTATATGCTATAGGGCTTTCGCCTAATACCGGCTGCTTAAAGGGGACTGGTGTAAAAATGAACAGAGGTATTATTGTCAATGAAAAGATGGAAACCAACATTGATGGCATATATGCTGCAGGCGATGTGGCAGAATTTGATGGACAAGTTTATGGCTTGTGGCAAATAGCCATTGAGCAAGGGAAAACGGCAGGATACAATCTAGCCGGTAAAGATGCTAAATATAAGCATGTTGTACCTGTTACAACACTTAATGCATTTGATATAACGCTATTCTCTATGGGGATGATAGATGAGAAACAGGCTGATGATTTTATTATTTGGGACGAATCAGATAAAAACATGTATAGTAAAATACTATTAAGTAAGAATAGAATAGTAGGGGCGATTGTAATAGGGAATACTAAAGTATCCCCTATATTTAAAACTGCAATTGAAAATAATGTGGATTTAGGTAAGGTAGATTATAAGAGTATAACATTGAAAGATCTTACTGACGTCATTAAACAAAAGAAATAA